From one Gossypium hirsutum isolate 1008001.06 chromosome D08, Gossypium_hirsutum_v2.1, whole genome shotgun sequence genomic stretch:
- the LOC107900781 gene encoding agamous-like MADS-box protein AGL15: MGRGKIEIKRIENANSRQVTFSKRRAGLLKKAKELAILCDAEVAVIIFSNTGKLFEFSSSGMKKTFSRYNKCLQGSTEMALVEHKAEKQVCKEADNLKDEVAKLQMKQLQLLGKNLTSVSLKELEVLEQQLSEGLLSVKEKKEQLLMEQLEQSRLQEQRVMLENETLRRQVEELRGFFPSTDHLVRSYLEYYPVERKNSLMSHNVRGPDVTCACNLEKGDSDTTLYLGLPSDHHKRKKPERESHSNDSESQ, translated from the exons atgggtAGGGGGAAAATAGAGATAAAGAGAATAGAGAATGCTAATAGCAGGCAAGTTACATTCTCCAAGAGGCGTGCTGGGTTGCTTAAGAAGGCTAAGGAACTGGCTATTCTATGTGATGCTGAGGTTGCTGTCATCATTTTCTCCAATACTGGCAAGCTATTTGAGTTTTCCAGTTCTGG CATGAAGAAGACATTTTCTAGATACAACAAGTGTTTGCAAGGTTCTACCGAGATGGCTCTAGTCGAACATAAAGCAGAG AAACAAGTCTGTAAGGAGGCGGATAATCTGAAGGATGAAGTTGCAAAGCTGCAAATGAAACAGTT ACAGCTGTTGGGTAAGAACTTGACCAGCGTGAGCTTGAAAGAGCTTGAGGTCCTGGAGCAGCAGCTAAGTGAAGGGTTGTTATCAGTGAAGGAGAAGAAG GAACAACTGCTTATGGAACAACTAGAGCAATCGAGATTACAG GAGCAGCGGGTGATGCTTGAGAATGAAACTTTACGCAGGCAG GTTGAGGAGCTAAGAGGTTTCTTTCCATCAACTGATCACCTGGTCCGATCCTATCTTGAGTACTATCCTGTTGAAAGGAAGAATTCTCTGATGAGCCATAACGTTCGTGGTCCAGATGTGACCTGTGCTTGCAACCTAGAAAAGGGAGATTCAGACACAACCTTGTATTTGGG GTTGCCTAGTGATCATCACAAGAGAAAGAAACCTGAAAGAGAAAGCCATTCCAATGACTCAGAGAGCCAGTAG
- the LOC107899893 gene encoding protein BPS1, chloroplastic, which produces MVLLVQRLSKLYHKLENHYHHHHHQAEVDALSASLQAFRSDVSNCVNQLLHPKPGSEILSFSWIQRCFELLPVINKAFLKLVGDIDYPLSFWDVASLDEYLNYGLHLLELLNCVTSSLSHLAQARLSFAHALNLVESSPSTAIEHLKAIQSQSSSKDLKGLVRNKEGGEGKLSSCKERVVHEALMEVKSVGLWVFGVVLATLSGETKPYLEIKQVIVRFNSALLIDVDSCVFEVMVEKGETLKEVKELNSAANSLVSAILSGKTSDAAMDFGGKLGVFEKEMDALEKQVDALFSSVLAARNELLNGVWQRKQ; this is translated from the coding sequence ATGGTACTCTTGGTACAAAGGCTTAGTAAATTATACCACAAGCTGGAAAATcactaccaccaccaccaccaccaagcAGAGGTTGATGCTTTGTCAGCTTCTCTACAGGCTTTTCGGTCTGATGTTTCGAATTGTGTGAATCAGTTGTTGCATCCAAAACCTGGTTCAGAAATCTTGTCTTTTTCATGGATTCAGCGATGTTTTGAGTTACTTCCTGTTATCAACAAGGCGTTTCTGAAGCTGGTTGGGGATATAGACTACCCCTTGAGCTTCTGGGATGTTGCTTCCCTCGATGAGTATCTTAACTACGGCTTGCATTTACTGGAGCTTCTCAACTGTGTTACTTCTTCTCTTTCTCACTTGGCACAGGCTCGGCTTTCCTTTGCTCATGCTCTGAACCTTGTGGAGAGTTCACCTTCTACGGCGATTGAACATCTCAAAGCAATCCAGTCCCAAAGTTCAAGCAAGGACTTAAAGGGACTAGTGAGAAACAAGGAAGGTGGTGAGGGGAAATTGTCTTCTTGCAAGGAAAGGGTAGTCCATGAAGCTTTGATGGAGGTAAAGAGTGTTGGGTTATGGGTATTTGGGGTTGTTTTGGCTACCTTGTCTGGAGAGACCAAACCATACTTGGAGATCAAACAAGTGATTGTCAGGTTCAATTCTGCTTTGTTAATTGATGTAGATTCATGTGTTTTTGAGGTTATGGTGGAGAAAGGTGAGACATTAAAAGAGGTTAAGGAGCTGAACAGTGCAGCAAATTCCCTAGTATCAGCAATCCTTTCTGGGAAAACCAGTGATGCAGCCATGGATTTCGGTGGAAAGTTAGGTGTTTTCGAGAAGGAGATGGATGCTTTAGAAAAGCAAGTGGATGCCCTGTTTTCGAGTGTATTGGCAGCCAGAAATGAACTGCTTAACGGTGTTTGGCAACGCAAGCAATAA